Proteins encoded in a region of the Flavobacterium sp. MDT1-60 genome:
- a CDS encoding sugar transferase, giving the protein MVSNRKMHFEISERKVLLRLFDIIFVLSALYLLNFLFDVQYFNLDSRHYFRPIMLIVYLTIFGAIFEMYNLQVASNQFQILRSVILTVTTAVLVYLFTPILSPELPKQRLVILVFYFTILGALLAWRYFYVYFLASHRFSQNVILICDHNEVEELVLGLENVDPHYKILGFVSSDLVSHQDSDFHYVKEIKKNDLESFVAKNNISEIVIASQKTDGITADLYQQLLHLLESGNIIREYTQVYESKTQRIPVHYISKDFYRFFPFSRSNNNKLYLSLIRVLEFLLSFMGLLICILFIPLIFLGNLLANKGSLFYTQERVGKHGAVFEIYKFRTMTKNSDVNGPFASSNDKRITPFGKFMRKSRIDELPQFFNVLKGDMAVIGPRPERPYFVNEIAKVMPFYETRHVIKPGLTGWAQVNYSYGESIEESLIKLQYDLYYIKHRSVFLDLSITFKTITTVLFYRGQ; this is encoded by the coding sequence ATGGTTTCAAATAGAAAAATGCATTTCGAAATTTCAGAAAGGAAAGTACTACTCCGTCTTTTTGATATTATTTTCGTTTTATCAGCTCTGTATTTGTTGAATTTTTTATTTGATGTTCAATATTTCAATTTAGATTCGAGACATTATTTCAGGCCAATTATGCTAATTGTGTACCTGACTATTTTTGGTGCCATTTTCGAAATGTACAATCTTCAGGTTGCAAGTAATCAGTTTCAAATACTTCGAAGTGTCATTCTTACCGTTACAACGGCTGTTTTAGTTTATTTATTTACACCCATTTTATCGCCAGAACTTCCAAAACAACGTTTGGTTATTCTGGTTTTTTATTTTACGATTCTTGGAGCATTATTAGCCTGGAGATATTTTTATGTATATTTTTTAGCTTCGCATCGGTTTTCGCAAAATGTAATTTTAATTTGTGATCATAATGAGGTTGAAGAATTGGTTTTAGGACTTGAAAATGTAGATCCGCATTATAAAATTTTGGGGTTTGTCAGTTCTGATTTAGTTTCCCACCAAGACTCTGATTTTCATTATGTGAAAGAAATTAAAAAGAATGATTTAGAATCATTTGTTGCTAAAAATAATATTTCTGAAATCGTAATTGCATCGCAGAAAACTGATGGTATAACAGCCGATTTGTACCAACAACTGCTTCATTTGTTAGAATCTGGAAATATTATACGAGAGTATACGCAAGTGTATGAAAGTAAAACACAACGAATCCCGGTACATTATATCTCAAAAGATTTTTACAGGTTTTTCCCTTTTAGTAGAAGTAACAATAATAAATTGTATTTATCTTTGATTCGTGTTCTTGAGTTTTTACTCTCATTTATGGGGTTACTAATTTGTATTTTATTTATCCCTCTAATTTTTCTTGGAAATCTTTTGGCCAATAAAGGAAGCTTGTTTTATACCCAAGAGAGAGTAGGGAAGCACGGAGCTGTATTTGAGATTTATAAGTTTAGAACAATGACAAAGAATTCTGATGTAAATGGACCTTTTGCTTCTTCTAATGATAAAAGAATTACCCCGTTTGGTAAATTTATGCGTAAATCAAGAATTGATGAGCTGCCTCAGTTTTTTAACGTTTTAAAAGGTGATATGGCTGTCATTGGGCCAAGGCCGGAACGGCCATACTTTGTGAACGAAATTGCTAAGGTTATGCCTTTTTATGAAACAAGACACGTTATTAAACCCGGACTTACAGGTTGGGCACAGGTCAATTATTCGTATGGAGAATCTATTGAGGAAAGCTTAATAAAACTACAATACGATCTTTATTATATTAAACATCGAAGTGTTTTTCTGGATTTGAGTATTACTTTCAAAACCATTACTACGGTTTTGTTTTACCGCGGACAATAG